The region CAGCGCAAAGTAAAGCACCAGGATGACCACATCCACAGGAGCCAGGTGAGTCAACTGCCCAGACATCAGGAAAGCAGCAGGTACTACATGCATAGATCGAACCCTCAGGCAAAAATAATGGCTTCCCAGCCTATCGCGCGTAAACGCTTACTCAAACGTATGCGCCACTATATCAGTCGCATCCCACCCTTGGACACGCCGGAAGCCGGCACCCAAGATTCCCAGCCTCATTCAACATTCCGTCGAACGCAAGATAAGGCATTGCCATTCAAATCCACTCACACAAATCAGTCTTGATCGCTTTGATCAATCTTTATCAACTCAATCCGTTCGCCAGGGAGACGCACCGTCTCATCCAGCACTGAAGCGTGAATCACAGGCCGCCCAAAACGAATCTCCTATACTGATACTGATCCAACCTAGGAGACCTACACCATGCGTACCTCTATCTTCCGCGGTCTTCTGCTCACCGCCACCCTCGCTTCCACCTCCTTCGCCCTCGCTCAGACCGCCGGTCAGGACGTCAAGGACGCCGGCCATGACACCGCCCACGCCACCAAAAAGGTCGGCCACGCGACAGCCCACGGCACCAAGAAGGCGTATCACAAGACCGCCCACGGAACCCACGTAGCCGCCCACAAGACCGCTGACGCAGGCAAGGATGTCGGTCACGACACCAAGGTAGGTGCGGAAGATGTAGGCCACGATACGAAAGTAGGAGCCGAAAAGACCGGCCACGGCCTCCACAAGCTGGGCGATAAAGTAACCGGCAAATAGCCGAAACAGGGTGCCCCATGTCTCGCTTTTGAGACATGGGTTCCAACCCATTTCGTCCGGTGACCCATGATCGGCCCGGAGCAGGAAGTCCAGACCTAAGCCACCTGTTTCGAAGACTTTAGGCCTTTTGCCGGGGTAGAGGTGCAAGCCTCGATTCCATCGGCCACACCACTCCCGCCGCCAATCCCACCAGCGCCACCCAGTACAGATCCGCTCCCAGCAGATGCACCATCTGCATCCACGCCGGAGCCAGCAGCAGCACGTCCAGCACCCCCAGCGCGAACTGTAGCCCCAGCAGTCCCAACACCAGATTCATCCCCCGCCCCAGCCCTTCCCGCCGAGCCCTCACCACCAGCCACACCACAAACCCAGCCGCCACCACAGCACTCAGCGGATGCAGTCCTCGCAGCCTCAGCAGCCACGGCGAATGTACATCCAGGTCCGCCGCCACCGCTGCCCTTAGCGACGAGGCAGGGAACAGCGTATCCCCCAGAGCAGCCAGCGACCCACTCACCCCAACCACCAGCGTAGCCACCAAGCCCACCACCGCCGCCACCTTATCCATCCCCTTAGCCCGCAGCCCCCTCCACCCCTGCCCAGTCCCCAGCATCCTAGCCGTCATAGTCAGCGCCGCTACCAAGATCAAAGTGTTGCTCAGATGCACGGAAAGCAGCACCATCCGCCCCACCGACTGGTTTCCCGTCACATATCCCAGCTTCACCAGCAGCGCACCCAGGAAAGCCTCATTGACCAGCAGCACGGTA is a window of Granulicella tundricola MP5ACTX9 DNA encoding:
- a CDS encoding COX15/CtaA family protein, which produces MATAAMVSERVGVSRRAARFAWGVVGYNVLVVLWGALVRATGSGAGCGNNWPLCNGVAIPVSPTLHTVIEFTHRQMVTGDVIAIVAMLVWTFRATLKGAAARVFAVISTVLLVNEAFLGALLVKLGYVTGNQSVGRMVLLSVHLSNTLILVAALTMTARMLGTGQGWRGLRAKGMDKVAAVVGLVATLVVGVSGSLAALGDTLFPASSLRAAVAADLDVHSPWLLRLRGLHPLSAVVAAGFVVWLVVRARREGLGRGMNLVLGLLGLQFALGVLDVLLLAPAWMQMVHLLGADLYWVALVGLAAGVVWPMESRLAPLPRQKA